A window of Desulfuromonas soudanensis genomic DNA:
GTGACGGCGAAGGCCGGCGCCGAGGTCGGGGAGTGAGCATCTGGGCCTCATGGAATACGGGCAACCAAAGGAAGTCGTTCTTTGACTTGCAGGGCGCCCGGCGGGATGACGGGAGCTTTATCCTAGCTTTTCCCCTTGTCGGCCGTCAATGGCAAAACCCGCAGGACAGGGTCTTCACGGGGGGTCAGATCCGCCGCCTCGGCCTCCCCGGCGGGGCGCCGCTGCGGTTCCGGAATTAAATGAGGGGCACCGCAGAATACCCCTTGTCCTGAACCGTCCTTTCATGGTCTAATCACTGGATTTGGCTTGCCAAATATCTCACCACCCCCTTGGGAGGGATATTGCTTATGTGCGCAAAGAAGAACGTCAAGACCGTCCGCAACAAGCGTCCGCCGCGAATCAAGCTGCGGGGCTTCAACAATCTCACCAAAACCCTTTCCTTCAACATCTACGATGTCTGCTACGCCCGATCTCCCCAGGCGCGCAAGGAATACCTCGAGTACATCGACGAGGAGTACAATTCCGAGCGTCTGGTCAAGATCCTCACCGAGGTTTCGGACATCATCGGTGCCAACATCCTCAACATCTCCAGCCAGGACTACGATCCGATGGGGGCGAGCGTCACCATCCTCATCGCCGAGGAACCGGTGGAGACCATCAAGCCCGACCAGGTGCTGGCCCATCTCGACAAGAGCCACCTCTGCATCCACACTTACCCCGAGACCGACTCGCGCACCGGGGTCTCGACCTTCCGGGTCGACGTCGACGTCTCCACCTGCGGCAAGATCAGCCCCTTGAAGGCCCTCAACCACCTGATCGACTCCTTCGAGTCGGACATCGTGCTGATGGACTACAAGGTCCGCGGTTTCACCCGCGACGTCAAGGGGAAAAAACACTATATCGACCACAAGATCCTCTCGATTCAGCAGTACATCCAGAAGCACATCCTCGACAACTACCAGTGCGTGGACATCAATATCCACCAGGAAAACCTCTTCCACACCAAGATGCTGCTGCGCGACTTCAACCTCGACAACTACCTCTTCGCCACCGCCGCCAGCGACTTCTCCACCGAGGAGAAGGCCCGGGTCAAGGAGAGCCTGAGCCGCGAGATGACCGAGATCTTCTATTCCAAAAACATCTACTGACCAAGGCATCGCCGCTGCCGATGGAGACCGCCCCATGCCCTCAGTCGTGCACACCGTTCCGGCCGCCCTCTTCTCCCTCCTCCTGCTCCTCATGAGCGGCTGCGCCCCTCCCCCTCTCGGCAACCCCCGACTCCCCTACCCCGGCGGCCAGCCGCCGGAGGTGGGGGAGATCCGCCACCTCGCCACCGGCGTCTCGGTCAGTCAAGGGGAGATGCTGGCGGTTGTCGGCGATGCGCGCATCGTCTATGTCGGCGAAACCCACGACAATCCCGCCTCCCACCGCCTCGAACTCGCCGTACTGCAGGAGATGTCCCGGCGCCATCCCGGAAACATCGCCCTCGGCATGGAGATGTTCACCCCGTCCCAGCAGGGAGTCCTCGACGACTGGACCGCCGGCCGCCTCGACGAAAAGACCTTCCTGAAACGGGTCCGCTGGTTCGAAGCCTGGGGGATGGATTTCGACTACTACCG
This region includes:
- the speD gene encoding adenosylmethionine decarboxylase is translated as MCAKKNVKTVRNKRPPRIKLRGFNNLTKTLSFNIYDVCYARSPQARKEYLEYIDEEYNSERLVKILTEVSDIIGANILNISSQDYDPMGASVTILIAEEPVETIKPDQVLAHLDKSHLCIHTYPETDSRTGVSTFRVDVDVSTCGKISPLKALNHLIDSFESDIVLMDYKVRGFTRDVKGKKHYIDHKILSIQQYIQKHILDNYQCVDINIHQENLFHTKMLLRDFNLDNYLFATAASDFSTEEKARVKESLSREMTEIFYSKNIY